A region of the Pseudomonas silesiensis genome:
AATCGATCCCCGGCCTGGGAAGACACCCGCAACGCGCTGACCTATAGCAGTCAGCCGCTGTTACCTGAATTGCTGGACGCGTGCCGTTTCCGTTTTGAATCGCCCTATGTGCATTTGAAACGCAACTTCGTCGAGTTTTCGGACAGTTGTTTTCCCGCGGGCCGTCCGCTGTTGCTCGGCGTTCAGGCGCTGATGGAGAAAATTTTCAGCGAGTTCACCTTCGACGCCGAAGCGACACAGGTGGCAACGCCGTTGGTGGAGGTGCTGGAGCGTCGGCGCGGTGTTTGTCAGGATTTCGCGCACCTGATGCTCGCCTGCGTTCGCTCCCGTGGATTAGCGGCGCGGTACATCAGCGGCTACCTGCTGACCCAGCCACCGCCGGGGCAGCCGCGACTGATCGGGGCCGACGCATCCCACGCCTGGGTCTCGGTATTTTGCCCGGTGCTGGGCTGGGTCGATTTCGATCCGACCAATAACGTACAGCCGGCGCTGGAACACATCACGCTGGCCTGGGGCCGGGATTTCTCCGATGTTTCGCCGTTGCGCGGGGTGATTCTTGGGGGCGGTAATCATGACCCGGAGGTCCGCGTCACCGTGATGCCACTGGAGTAACGGTATCCCTTGTGGGAGCGGGCTTGCTCGGGTAGAAACCGGAGACATCCTTTACGTTTTAAACCGGAGACATCGTTTACAGGTATGAAATACGGTCAGGAGGTGCCTGACCATGCCCTGGAATCGAGAGTCCCCAATGGATCAACGAATCAAACTCATAGGCGACTGGCTGCAAGGCAGCTATTCCAAAAGCGAGTTGGCCCGTCACTACGGGCTCAGCCGACCCACTTTGGATAAATGGCTTGCGCGCTACGAAACACAGGGCATTGATGGGCTCAAGGAACTGTCACGGCGTCCGCATACGAGCCCTTTCAAAATCAGCGATGAGGTGCTTGAGCTGCTAGTCGCGTACAAGCGCGAGCATCACAGCTGGGGACCTGAGAAGCTGGTGCATAACCTTAAGATTGATCATCCAGAGTTGTCTTGGCCAACAGTCAGCACGGCAGGCGAATGGCTTAAGCGAGCAGGTCTGGTGCAAAAACGTCGTTTCCTCAATCGCCCGCCAGCGGGGAAAAATCCGCTGCGCGACGCTACTGCGCCTAATCAGACATGGGCGGCGGATTTCAAAGGTGACTTCGCGCTTCAGAACGGCCAACGTTGTTACCCACTGACCATTACTGATCACGTCAGCCGATTTCTATTGCTGTGCAGAGCGCAAAGCAGCGTTGCCGGGGCTCGCGAAGGGTTCGACTGGGCGTTTCGGGAGTACGGGTTGCCTAATGTGATTCGCACAGACAACGGCTCCCCCTTTGCCTCCACCGGCATTTCGCGCATATCCAGCCTGGCGGCTTGGTGGATACGCCTAGGGATCTACCCTGAGCGAATCCAGCCGGGGCGGCCTGACCAGAATGGCCGTCATGAGCGCATGCATCGAACGCTCAAGGCTGCATTACTTCATGCGCCTGAACGTAATCTGGTGGAACAACAGTTGGCATTTGAACAGTTTCGACAGGAGTTCAATTACGTAAGACCTCATAAGGCTTTAGAGATGAAGGTTCCTGCGGATCTGTATAAGCCTTCGCCAAGGCAGTACGACGGACGCGTGCCTGAGGCTGATTACGCTTCGGATATGAGGATCCGCATGATCCGACAAAATGGATCGATGAAATGGAAAGGCAAAATGATTTTCGTCAGTGAATCTTTGGCAGGTGAGGCGCTAGGACTGAAGGAAGTGGACGATGATGTGTGGGATATTTACCTTTGCAACTACCTTTTAGGCAGACTGAAAAGCGGCGAGAGCCGCCTTTCAAGCCAACAGAAACGTAAAGGATGTCCCCGGTTTCAGTCGTAAAGGATGTGTCCGTTTCTACATCGCGAAAGCGGCGGCACATCCCACATCCATGCGTCTGAAATACCGCCTTCGCGAGCAAGCCCGCTCCCACAGGGGAAATGTGCAAGGACGTTCGGATAGGGGATATTCAGAGTGGCCTGTGAGGGTCGGCAGCGACGCTGCCAACCCTGGACACAGATCCGGTGGGCCTGATCAGATCATCCGGCCCTGAGGGTCTCAGGCGTCGGGCGCCTGATCTTTCGGTGCTTCAGTTTCGTCTGTCGCCACTTCGCCTTCGGCATCCGGGTTCAGTGCTGCTGCTTCTTCTTCAGCGGTAGCTTTCTTGCGCTGAAGCTTTTCCTCTTTCTTCTGCTCCTTGGCCAAGTCTCTCTGACGTTTGGCGAACGAATAATTGGGTTTAGCCATGGGCGATCCTCTGGGGTCGAAGGTGAGGTTGAGCGGCGCGTATTCTGCCTTGTATCGGTGCCCAGCCGTTAGCTGGGTTTTTGCTCGATCCACTTTGGCACCACTGTCGGCTGCCAGGCATCCAGGGCGTCGAGCAAGGATTGCGGCGATTCGCTCACCTGCAGCATGTCACGGTGAGCCTCGCGAACGAAGCCTTCGCCGACGATATGATCAAGAAAACCGGTCAATTTGCTGTAGAAACCGTTCACTTCCAGCAGTCCCAACGGTTTGCCGTGGTAACCGAGCTGGCCCCAGGTCCAGACTTCGAACAGTTCTTCCAGGGTGCCCAGGCCGCCAGGCAGGGCGATGAAGGCGTCGCTGAGCTCGGCCATCCGCGCCTTGCGCGCATGCATGCCGTCGACCACTTCCAGGCGGGTCAGGCCGCTGTGGCCGATTTCCTTGTCCTTGAGACTTTGCGGGATGATCCCGATCACTTCACCGCCGGCGGCCAGTGCCGCATCGGCGACAATGCCCATCAGTCCGACGGCGCCACCGCCATACACCAGGGTCAGCTTGCGCTCGGCCAAGGCTCGCCCCAGGGCGACAGCCGCTTCACGATAAGCCGGGTTGGTGCCGGTACTGGCACCGCAAAATACACAAACGGACGCTAAAGACATGCCTTACTCCACGGTCAGGGTGGACACAGAGTAAAGGCAGGCGAGCGGCGCTCCAAGGTCTAGACTTCGCGTTCAGGTGTTTCACAGGTGCCGCTGGCGCCACAGGCATAAGCGGCGAGCAAACTGCGCAACAGGCTGTTAAGGGACATGACAGACGCTCCAGATGAGGATGACGGCTTGATGATAGGGCCGCACCAGACGTCTGGCTGGTAGATTGTCTCGATAGGGGTCATAGCCCGAAAGTTGTATACAATTTTTGATTCAGGTCATAGGAACTTGCGAAGTTTTCAGGCAGTCTTCTGTCCATTCGCATTTTTGTTAACCCTGCCTTGGAGATTCACCATGTTTGCCAAACTTGTTGCGGTATCCCTGCTGACACTGGCCAGCAGCCAATTGATGGCTGCCGAGTGCAAGGTCACTGTCGACTCCACCGATCAGATGTCCTTCAACACCAAGGCCATTGAAATCGACAAGAGCTGCAAGACGTTCACCGTAGAGCTGACTCATTCCGGCGCCTTGCCGAAAACCGTCATGGGCCATAACTGGGTGCTGAGCAAAGAGGCTGACATGCAGCCGATCGCTACCGATGGCCTGGCTGCCGGCATCGACAAGAACTACCTGAAAGAAGGTGATGCACGCGTCATCGCCCACACCAAGGTCATTGGTGCCAAGGAAACCGACTCGGTGACCTTCGATGTAGCGAAGCTTGCTGCTGGCGAGAAGTACGGGTTCTTCTGCTCGTTCCCGGGCCATATTTCGATGATGAAAGGTACTGTTACCCTGAAGTAATCGAATCGAGCTCATAAAAAAGCGTCCCTTGAAGGACGCTTTTTTTTGTGCCTGACGATAGACCGAGTCATCGTTCTTCGCGGGCAAGTCGAATCGTCGCACCGCACGCTCCCACAGGGATCGCGTGACTCTGTAGGAGCGAGGCTTGCCCGCGAAGGCGCCGGAACAGACGCCACCTCATTCACGCCTTACGGCGCGAACGGCATCACTCGCTTGTGATGGGTCTTTTTATACGTATCGCAAATGATCTTGAACGCTTCCTCACGCACCGGCTCGCCATGCAGGAACGCATCGATCTCGGCATAGGTCACGCCATGGGAGGCTTCATCCGGTTTGCCCGGCGACAAGTCCTCAAGGTCCGCCGTCGGGATTTTTTCCACCAGCGTTTCCGGCGCGCCGAAGCTGCGGGCGATGTCCCGAACCTGGTTTTTCACCAGGCCACTCAACGGCGCCAGGTCACACGCGCCGTCACCGAACTTGGTGAAGAAGCCCATCACCGCTTCCGCCGCGTGATCGGTGCCGATCACCAGCCCATGCGCTGCGCCGGCAATGGTGTATTGGGCGACCATGCGCATCCGCGCCTTGGTATTGCCGAGCACGAAATCCACCGATACTGCTTGCTTGCCTTCGAACGCTGCCACTTCACTGGCCAGGGCTTTGACCGCCGCACCGATGTTGACCGTGTGACGTTCGTCCGGGGCAATGAAATCCAGCGAAGCCTGGGCGTCGTGCTCATCGAACTGGGTCTGGTACGGCAGGCGCACGGCGATGAACCTGTAGCTGTCGTCACCGGTGCGTGTGCGCAGCTCGCGCATGGCGCGTTGGGCCAGCAGGCCGGCGGTCAGGGAGTCGACACCGCCGCTGATGCCGAGCACCAACGTCTTGAGCCCGGAATTGACCAGGCAATCCTGGATAAAGGTGATCCGTCGGGCGACTTCGGCCTCAAGGGCGGCCTGGTCGGCGAACGGCGGTTGAACCTTGAGCTGCTCAGCAATCTCACGCTGTTCGGCTTGCATGAATTCACTCCTTGCTTGAAATGCCTGCTGTACTGGAAAGCGCGGCAGGTACCTGGAAAACGTGTCGCAAATAGGCGACGAAATTTGGGTCTTTGCAATGCGTCTTGCCCGGCTCGTCGGAGATCTTTGCCACCGGCTGGCCGTTGCAGGCGGCCATTTTAAGCACGATGCTCATCGGTTCGACACCCGGAATATCGCACGTCAGGTTGGTGCCGATACCGAAGCTGACATTGATCCGACCACGCAGCGCCCGGAAAATCTCCAGGGATTTGGGCAGCGTCAGGCTGTCGGAGAACACCAGCGTCTTGCTCATCGGGTCGATGCCAAGTTTGTGATAATGGGCGATGGCCTTTTCCGCCCAGAGCACCGGATCACCGGAGTCATGGCGCAAGCCGTCGAAAAGCTTGGCGAAATACAGGTCGAAATCACTGAGGAAGGCATCGGTGGTGATGCAGTCGGTCAGCGCGATCCCGAGCAGGCCGCGATATTCGCGGACCCAGCAATCGAGGGCGGCAATCTGGCTGTCGATCAGTCGCGGGCCGAGCTGCTGATGGGCCATGATCCACTCGTGGGCCATGGTGCCCAGCGGTTTCATGTCCAGCTCACGCGACAGGTGCACGTTGCTGGTGCCGACGAAACGACCGGGGAAGTCGTGCTTGAGCACGTTTACCACTTCTTCTTGCACGCGGAACGAGAAGCGCCGGCGCGTACCGAAATCGGCCACCTGCAGTTCGGATAATTCATCGCTGCCGGCATTGGCGGTCAGCCAGTCGAACTTGCGATAGAGCTGCTCGCGCGCCTGCTCCAGGACGATTTCCCTGTAGCGATAGCGGTTGCGCACTTCGCTGACGATCGCCAGCAGCGGCACTTCGAACAGAATCACATGCAGCCATGGCCCACGCAGGCGGATGAACAACTCGCCGTTTTCGATCCCCGTGTGCACATAGCGCAAGTTGAAGCGAAACAACCCGAGAAAGCGCAGGAAATCCGGTTTCATGAAACTGATGCGCTCCATGAAACTCAACTGGTCGGCACTCAGGCTCAACTCGGCCAGGCGCTCGATCTGGAAGCGGATCTCCGCCAGGTACGGGCGCAGGTCTTCACTGTTTCGGCAACGGAACTCCCATTCGACTTCCACATTCGGGTAGTTGTGCAGCACCGCCTGCATCATCGTCAGTTTGTAGAAGTCGGTGTCGAGCAGGTTCTGCACGATGCGATCGGCAAACACGCTCTCGCTCATAACGGGGGTTCTCCAGGCTGGCCGCGGCCTGTGGCAGCGGCGTTGCAGCTGTTCAATGAATTGGGCTAGTGGCGCATATCGGTGGTGAGGATTGCCAGCGATTTTTTAGACCGCAGCAGATCCTTGTGGGAGCGAGCTTGCTCGCGATGGCGGTATTTCATTCAATATCAATATTGACTGACCCACCGCCATCGCGAGCAAGCTCGCTCCCACAGGGGCTGGGGGCAACCCTAAATAGATGACATTTGCGGACTATCAATCTGCTCCAGCATCCACTTCACAAAATCCCGCACTTTCGGCACGTCTGCCGCATGCTCCGGGTACGCCAGGTAATAGGCGTCGGTGCTGGGCATCGCGTGCTGCCAGGGTATGACCAGTTTGCCGTCGGCCAATTCCTCTTCCACCAGAAACTTCGGCATCAGCGCCACGCCACAGCCGACCTGGGCGGCGCGGATGCACATGTAGAAGGTTTCGAACCGCGGCCCGTGGTAACTGTGCTCGGTGTGGTAGCCCTGGCTGTCGAACCAGTCGTGCCAGGCCTGGGGGCGCGAAGCGTTTTGCAGCAGGACCAGGTCAGTGAGTTGCGTAGGATCGGTGAATGGCGTGTCCGGCAGGCTGCCCGGTGCGCAAACCGGCACCAACTCTTCGCTGAACAGCTTCAGGCATTCGGTGCCGGGGCGCGAACCCTGGCCAAAATAGAAAGCCAGGTCGCTGCGCCCCTGCAGCAGATCGTCGGCTTCCTGTTCGCTGCACAGGTCCAGGTGGATCGATGGGTGGCGCAGGCGCCAGCCTTTCAAGCGTGGCACCAACCAACGGGCGCCGAAGGTCGGAGGCGTGGAGACGCGCAGGACTTCTGTTTCACCGCCGTAGGAGCGCAGGTAATGGGTCGACATTTCGACTTGGGTGAGAATTTTTCGTACTTCTACCAGGTACAAATCTCCGGCCGGGGTCATTTGCAGGCGGCGGCGCACCCGACGGAATAGCAGATGCTGTAATAACTCTTCGAGTTGCGCGACCTGTTTGCTCACCGCACTCTGGGTCAGGTTCAGCTCTTCTGCGGCCCGAGTGAAACTCAAATGCCGGGTCACAGCCTCGAAACACTGCAGTGCGGTGATCGAAGGCAGATAGCGTTTGTTCAGCATGGGCGGTCCTTTCGTCTTGTCTCTTTATTGCCAGCAATGCACAGCATGAATAAACGGAATGATATCTCTCTTAAAGGTCGTTTGTTGAGTAACCTCGGGGGCGCTAAAACTACAGGTCTGATCAGTCGTGATTTTCCGGCTGCCCACTTTCTGTTTTTTGCTTGAGGAGTGACCCATGGTTGCCGCATTGCTTGATCGTCTTGGCGTGAACCCGGCCCTGTATCAGAATGGCAAAGTGCCGGTGCATTCGCCGATCGATGGCAGCCGGATCGCCGCCGTGAACTGGGAAGGCGCCGCTGAAGTCGAGCAGCACATCAGTCGCGCAGATCATGCGTTCGAACTCTGGCGCAAAGTCCCGGCGCCGCGCCGTGGCGAACTGGTGCGTCAGCTGGGCGATATCCTGCGTGAGTACAAGGCCGACCTCGGCGAGCTGGTGTCCTGGGAAGCCGGCAAGATCACCCAGGAAGGCCTGGGTGAAGTTCAGGAAATGATCGACATCTGCGATTTCGCCGTCGGCCTGTCCCGTCAGCTGTATGGTTTGACCATCGCTTCCGAGCGTCCTGGCCACCACATGCGCGAAACCTGGCACCCGCTGGGTGTCGTCGGCGTGATCAGCGCGTTCAATTTCCCTGTCGCGGTCTGGGCCTGGAACACGACGCTGGCGCTGGTCTGCGGTAACCCGGTGATCTGGAAACCGTCGGAAAAAACCCCGCTGACGGCCTTGGCCTGCCAGGCGTTGTTCGATCGTGTGCTGAAAAACTTCAGCGATGCGCCGCCGCACCTGAGCCAAGTCATCATCGGCGGCCGCGATGCGGGTGAAGCCCTGGTCGATGACCCGCGCGTCGCACTTATCAGCGCCACCGGCAGCACCCGCATGGGCCGCGAAGTGGCGCCGAAAATCGCCGCCCGTTTCGCTCGCAGCATTCTTGAACTGGGTGGCAACAACGCGATGATCCTCGGCCCGAGCGCCGACCTGGACATGGCCGTGCGTGCGATCCTGTTCAGCGCCGTGGGGACCGCGGGTCAGCGCTGCACCACGCTGCGTCGTCTGATTGCCCATGAATCGGTGAAAGAAGAAATTGTCACCCGCCTCAAAACCGCTTACTCGAAAGTGCGCATCGGCAACCCGCTGGAAGGCAACCTGATTGGTCCGCTGATCGATAAACACAGCTTCGAAAACATGCAGGACGCGCTTGAGCAAGCCTTGAGCGAAGGTGGCCGGGTGTTCGGTGGCAAGCGCCAGCTGGAAGATAAATTCCCTGATGCGTATTACGTCTCGCCGGCGATCGTTGAAATGCCGGAGCAGAGCGATGTGGTCTGCAGCGAAACCTTCGCACCGATCCTCTACGTGATCGGATACAACGATTTCGAAGAAGCCCTGCGCCTGAACAACGCAGTGCCACAAGGCCTGTCGTCGTGCATCTTCACCACTGACGTGCGTGAAGCCGAGCGGTTCATGTCGGCAGTGGGCAGCGATTGCGGGATCGCCAACGTCAACATCGGCCCGAGCGGCGCGGAAATCGGCGGCGCGTTCGGTGGCGAAAAAGAAACCGGCGGTGGTCGCGAGTCGGGCTCCGATGCATGGCGCGGGTACATGCGTCGTCAGACCAACACCGTGAACTATTCGCTGGAGTTGCCGTTGGCTCAGGGTATTACGTTCGACTGACGGGCCCCTTCGCGGGCAAGCCTCGCTCCTACAGGGGTTGTGTCATGGCAGATAACCTGTAGGAGCGAGGCTTGCCCGCGAAGCTTTTGCTTTGTGTTGGTTAGGTTTCGGTTGGAGTCTGGCAATGCCGTTACGCGAAGAGTGTCTGTGGGAAAAACTGACGCCGCAAAGGCCGGACAATTCGGCGCTCAAGGGTGAGGTGAGGGTAGATGTCTGCGTCATCGGCGCCGGTTTCACCGGTCTGTCGGCGGCGGTGCATCTGCTGGAACAAGGTAAAAGTGTCTGCGTGCTGGAAGCCCATCGTGCCGGTCATGGCGGTTCGGGGCGCAATGTCGGGTTGGTCAACGCCGGGATGTGGATTCCACCGGACGAGATCGAAGCCGGGTTTGGCGAAGCGGTGGGCAGTCAGCTCAATCGCATGCTCGGTGCGGCACCGTCCCTGGTGTTCAGCCTGGTCGACAGATATGACATCGATTGCCAACTGCGCCGCGAAGGCACGTTGCACATGGCGCACAACGCCCGTGGCGAAGCGGATTTGCGCAGTCGTGAACAACAATGGAAGCGTCGCGGCGCGCCAGTGGAACTGTTGACCGGTCAAGCTTGCGAACAAGCGACAGGTACCAAAAAGATCGCCGCCGCGCTGCTTGATCGACGTGCTGGCACGATCAACCCGATGGCGTATACGACAGGACTGGCCAAAGCGGCGATCGGCCTTGGCGGTCAGCTGTTCGATCATTCCCCGGTCATCCGACTCGAACGTCAGGGCCAACGCTGGTCGGTGCAAACGGCTCAGGGTTCGGTACTGGCCGAGCAAGTGGTCATCGCCTCCAACGCTTACACCGAAGGCGACTGGACCGAGTTGCGGCGCAATTTCTTCCCGGGTTACTACTATCAGGTGGCTTCGGTCCCGCTGACCGAGGAGGCCGCGCAGCAAATCCTGCCCGGTGGCCAGGGTTCCTGGGATACCCGCCAGGTTCTCAGCAGTATTCGTCGGGACAAAGACGGACGCCTGTTGCTCGGCAGTCTCGGTAATGGCAATCAGAAGCCGACCTGGTTCCTGAAAGCCTGGGCCGACCGGGTTCAGCAGCACTACTTCCCTTACTTGAAACCAGTGGAGTGGGAGTGCACTTGGACCGGCTGCATCGCGTTCACGCCTGACCATCTGATGCGTCTGTTCGAACCCGCGCCCGGTTTAGTGGCAGTCACCGGTTACAACGGCCGGGGCGTGACGACCGGCACCGTGGTCGGCAAGGCCTTTGCCGATTATTTGTGTAATGGAGATCCTCAAGCTTTGCCGATTCCCTTCGCCGCCATGCAGCCACTGGCAGGGGCGGGATTGCGCAGCTGTTTATACGAAGCCGGTTTTTCGCTGTATCACGCAGGCCAGTGCCTGCGGATCGTTATCTGATTGTTGAAATATGTTGCTGGAAGCGGCGCTTTCACGCGTAGCGACTAGCCTGTAGTGGTGCGGGTTGTAGCAGTCCCGCACCAGCAGTGTGCACTTCGGTGACGCACGTTGTTACAGGCTGGTTGCACGTCGTTTGTCGACGCGGTTGCAATGATGGCGCATGCGGGTTGCGCCTTTAAAAATAAATGGTTTCACCTCTCGCGGTTTAGACGGTTGCACGCCCAATGAAAATGGGCTCGAAACAGTCGAAAGAACAATAAGGTAGCGACTTTTCCCAGAATAAAAAACCGATGGCACGGCCCTTGCTCTGAGCATTCAGAGAAGTCGCAGTGCCAACTAAAAAAACCATGGAGCACCACCTCATGTCCCAGACGTTTTACAAAAAAGGCTTTCTGGCCCTCGCAGTGGCAGCTGCGCTGGGTGTTTCTGCGTTTGCACAGGCTGACGTAAAAATTGGTGTGGCGGGTCCAATGACAGGTGCCAACGCGGCATTTGGCGAGCAGTACATGAAGGGTGCACAAGCGGCGGCCGATGCGGTCAACGCGGCGGGCGGCGTCAATGGGGAAAAAATCGTACTGGTCAAGGGCGATGACGCCTGCGAACCGAAACAGGCGGTGACGGTCGCCAAGGACCTGACCAACCAGAAAGTCGTTGGCGTGGTCGGTCACTTCTGTTCTTCGTCGACCATCCCGGCTTCCGAGATCTACGATGAAGCGGGCATCATCGCGATCACCCCCGGTTCCACCAACCCGGCGGTGACCGAGCGCGGCCTGAGTGCCATGTTCCGTATGTGCGGGCGTGACGACCAGCAAGGTATCGTGGCCGGCGACTACATTGTCGACGTGCTCAAGGGCAAGAAAGTCGTGGTCCTGCACGACAAGGACACCTACGGCCAAGGCCTGGCGGACGCGACCAAGGCCCAGCTGGAAAAACGCGGCGTGAAGCCGGTGTTGTATGAAGGCCTGACCCGTGGCGAGAAAGATTTCAGCACCATCGTCACCAAGATCCGCGGCGCTGGCGCCGACGTCGTCTACTTCGGTGGTCTGCACCCGGAAGCCGGTCCCCTGGTGCGCCAACTGCGCGAGCAAGGTCTCAAGGACGTCAAGTTCATGTCCGACGATGGCATCGTGACCGACGAACTGGTGACCACCGCTGGCGGTCCGCAATTCGTCGACGGCGTGCTGATGACCTTCGGCGCCGACCCGCGCATGCTGCCAGAAAGCAAGACCGTAGTGGATGAGTTCCGCAAGAAGGGCACCGAGCCTGAAGGCTACACCCTGTACGCCTATGCTTCGGTCCAGACCCTGGCCGCTGCCTTCAATGGCGCCAAGTCCAACAATGGTGAGAAAGCCGCCGAGTGGCTGAAGAAAAACCCGGTCAAGACCGTGATGGGCGAGAAGACCTGGGATGCCAAGGGCGACCTGAAAGTCTCCGACTACGTGGTTTACCAGTGGGACAAGGACGGCAAATACCACCAGCTGGAAAAACAGAAGTAAGGGCTGACTCGATCGGCTGATCCCTCGATTCCCTGTGGGAGCGGCGGTGCGGCGATCCGACTTGCCCGCGATGACGGCCTGACAGACGACAAATTTGTTGAATGTTCAACCGCTATCGCTGGCAAGTCGGATCGCCGCACCGCAGCTCTCACAGGGGCGGTGGTGTCTGGGCTGATCGCATCTGACATTGCTCCGACGTATATCTGTATTTTCCTTAGAAGAGCCGCACAGCCACATGTGCAGGTTCTCATTGCGTGAGATTGCGTTATGGATGGTATTTTCCTGCAGCAACTGGTCAACGGCCTGACCCTCGGGTCGGTCTATGGCCTGATCGCCATCGGCTACACAATGGTCTATGGCATCATCGGCATGATCAACTTCGCCCACGGCGAGGTTTACATGATTTCCGCTTACCTCGCGGCAATCAGTCTGGCTCTGCTGGCATACTTCGGTATTGAATCCTTCCCCCTGCTGATGCTCGGCACACTGATTTTCACCATCATCGTCACGGCGGTGTATGGCTGGGTCATTGAGCGCGTCGCCTACAAACCGCTGCGCAACTCCACCCGACTGGCCCCGCTGATCAGCGCCATCGGTATTTCCCTGATCCTGCAAAACTATGCACAGATCGCCCAGGGCGCCCGTCAACAAGGCGTGCCGACCCTGCTCACCGGTGCATGGCGAGTTGAAGTCGGGACCGGCTTCGTCCAGCTCACCTACACCAAGATCTTCATTCTGGTCGCAGCGTTTGCCGGGATGGCCCTGCTGACCTACATCATCAAGTACACCAAGCTCGGCCGCATGTGCCGCGCCACCCAGCAGGACCGCAAGATGGCCTCGATCCTGGGGATCAACACCGATCGCGTGATTTCCTACGTGTTCATCATCGGTGCTGCAATGGCGGCCCTGGCCGGTGTGCTGATCACCATGAACTACGGCACATTCGACTTCTACGCGGGCTTCATCATCGGCATCAAGGCGTTCACCGCCGCGGTGCTGGGCGGGATCGGCTCGTTGCCCGGGGCAATGCTCGGCGGGATCATTCTCGGGATCTCCGAGTCGCTGTTCTCCGGACTGGTCAACTCGGACTACAAAGACGTCTTCAGCTTCTCGCTGCTCGTTCTCGTTCTGGTCTTTCGGCCCCAAGGCCTGCTCGGCCGTCCTCTTGTGTCGAAGGTGTAAGCGATGTCTTCAACCACTAAAAAAACCATTGATCTCAAAAGAAGCCTGGTTGACGCGATTCTCGCCGGCCTGGTGGCCCTGATTGTGTTCGGCCCGATTGTCGGCGTGGTCCTGGACGGCTACGGCTTCAACCTGGAAACGACCCGGGTGGCATGGATTGTCGCCATCGTCATGGCGGGCCGCTTTGCCCTGAGCCTGTTCCTGCAAACCCCCAAGGGCCTGAAAATTCTCGAAGGCTTCGAAAGCACCGGCTCCGGGGTGCATGTACTGCCGCCGGACTACAAGACCCGGTTGCGCTGGATCATTCCGGTGGTAATCGTCGTCGCCGTGGTGTTCCCGTTTTTCTCCAACTCCTACCTGCTGGGCGTGGTCATCCTCGGGCTGATCTACGTGCTGCTGGGCCTGGGGCTGAACATCGTGGTCGGCCTGGCCGGCCTGCTCGACCTGGGTTATGTGGCGTTCTACGCCATTGGTGCCTATGGACTGGCGCTCGGTTATCAATACCTGGGGCTGGGCTTCTGGACGGTGCTGCCGCTGGCCGCGATCACGGCTGGGCTGGCCGGTTGCATCCTCGGTTTCCCGGTGCTGCGCCTGCACGGTGAC
Encoded here:
- the nadE gene encoding ammonia-dependent NAD(+) synthetase — encoded protein: MQAEQREIAEQLKVQPPFADQAALEAEVARRITFIQDCLVNSGLKTLVLGISGGVDSLTAGLLAQRAMRELRTRTGDDSYRFIAVRLPYQTQFDEHDAQASLDFIAPDERHTVNIGAAVKALASEVAAFEGKQAVSVDFVLGNTKARMRMVAQYTIAGAAHGLVIGTDHAAEAVMGFFTKFGDGACDLAPLSGLVKNQVRDIARSFGAPETLVEKIPTADLEDLSPGKPDEASHGVTYAEIDAFLHGEPVREEAFKIICDTYKKTHHKRVMPFAP
- a CDS encoding LysR family transcriptional regulator, yielding MLNKRYLPSITALQCFEAVTRHLSFTRAAEELNLTQSAVSKQVAQLEELLQHLLFRRVRRRLQMTPAGDLYLVEVRKILTQVEMSTHYLRSYGGETEVLRVSTPPTFGARWLVPRLKGWRLRHPSIHLDLCSEQEADDLLQGRSDLAFYFGQGSRPGTECLKLFSEELVPVCAPGSLPDTPFTDPTQLTDLVLLQNASRPQAWHDWFDSQGYHTEHSYHGPRFETFYMCIRAAQVGCGVALMPKFLVEEELADGKLVIPWQHAMPSTDAYYLAYPEHAADVPKVRDFVKWMLEQIDSPQMSSI
- the pncB gene encoding nicotinate phosphoribosyltransferase translates to MSESVFADRIVQNLLDTDFYKLTMMQAVLHNYPNVEVEWEFRCRNSEDLRPYLAEIRFQIERLAELSLSADQLSFMERISFMKPDFLRFLGLFRFNLRYVHTGIENGELFIRLRGPWLHVILFEVPLLAIVSEVRNRYRYREIVLEQAREQLYRKFDWLTANAGSDELSELQVADFGTRRRFSFRVQEEVVNVLKHDFPGRFVGTSNVHLSRELDMKPLGTMAHEWIMAHQQLGPRLIDSQIAALDCWVREYRGLLGIALTDCITTDAFLSDFDLYFAKLFDGLRHDSGDPVLWAEKAIAHYHKLGIDPMSKTLVFSDSLTLPKSLEIFRALRGRINVSFGIGTNLTCDIPGVEPMSIVLKMAACNGQPVAKISDEPGKTHCKDPNFVAYLRHVFQVPAALSSTAGISSKE
- a CDS encoding integrase core domain-containing protein, encoding MPWNRESPMDQRIKLIGDWLQGSYSKSELARHYGLSRPTLDKWLARYETQGIDGLKELSRRPHTSPFKISDEVLELLVAYKREHHSWGPEKLVHNLKIDHPELSWPTVSTAGEWLKRAGLVQKRRFLNRPPAGKNPLRDATAPNQTWAADFKGDFALQNGQRCYPLTITDHVSRFLLLCRAQSSVAGAREGFDWAFREYGLPNVIRTDNGSPFASTGISRISSLAAWWIRLGIYPERIQPGRPDQNGRHERMHRTLKAALLHAPERNLVEQQLAFEQFRQEFNYVRPHKALEMKVPADLYKPSPRQYDGRVPEADYASDMRIRMIRQNGSMKWKGKMIFVSESLAGEALGLKEVDDDVWDIYLCNYLLGRLKSGESRLSSQQKRKGCPRFQS
- the azu gene encoding azurin, producing the protein MFAKLVAVSLLTLASSQLMAAECKVTVDSTDQMSFNTKAIEIDKSCKTFTVELTHSGALPKTVMGHNWVLSKEADMQPIATDGLAAGIDKNYLKEGDARVIAHTKVIGAKETDSVTFDVAKLAAGEKYGFFCSFPGHISMMKGTVTLK
- a CDS encoding TIGR00730 family Rossman fold protein; protein product: MSLASVCVFCGASTGTNPAYREAAVALGRALAERKLTLVYGGGAVGLMGIVADAALAAGGEVIGIIPQSLKDKEIGHSGLTRLEVVDGMHARKARMAELSDAFIALPGGLGTLEELFEVWTWGQLGYHGKPLGLLEVNGFYSKLTGFLDHIVGEGFVREAHRDMLQVSESPQSLLDALDAWQPTVVPKWIEQKPS
- a CDS encoding transglutaminase family protein, which codes for MNAHYQILHDTHYHYDSPVSLAQQLAHLWPRACAWQRCTEQQLQISPEPTTRRDELDVFGNPLTRLAFERPHDELLVNARLTVEVLARPALDFNRSPAWEDTRNALTYSSQPLLPELLDACRFRFESPYVHLKRNFVEFSDSCFPAGRPLLLGVQALMEKIFSEFTFDAEATQVATPLVEVLERRRGVCQDFAHLMLACVRSRGLAARYISGYLLTQPPPGQPRLIGADASHAWVSVFCPVLGWVDFDPTNNVQPALEHITLAWGRDFSDVSPLRGVILGGGNHDPEVRVTVMPLE